From Salvelinus alpinus chromosome 20, SLU_Salpinus.1, whole genome shotgun sequence:
TATAGGACCGTTTTATTACAAGATCCGGTGCATTTGTAGCACATGTGGTGCTAGGTATACTATCATTCATAGACCCAGTGTTACATACTCTGTTTTCTGGTTTTCACAGGAAGAACAGGCGGCTGTTTGAGCTCTGCTCTCTTCATCTGCTGCTGCAGGAGATGCACAGAACAACTGACCCTACACTCACCTTTTTGTCATTGAACCTTAGCTCTATACTACTCAATCTGAAATAACACACACGTATAACCTTATTGTGGTGGtgactttttctttttctttagtTTTGTAATATGTTTTTATATGATCTTAACCTATATGTTGTACATTGTTTTGAACATGTTTACCATCTGCTATGAAATGAGCATCATGTTGGGAGAGGCTATAATGTTTGTCTCATGCATTCTGAGGTAAAGATGATTTCACTAGGAAGCTTTTAAAAGCAATAAACGAAGAAattatgggaaacagtgtttgatTTCTCTGTCATATAGTTGTGAAATACATTAGTTTATGTCACATATGTTTTCTATAAACTAGTTTGTTTGTTATGGACTAAAGCTGGAAGTGTTTAACGAGTCCAGAATGGTTCTGTTTGGTGACGGTGAGGAGAATATCACACTGACAGACATTTCAGATCTCTCCTCTGTAAAGAGCCCTGTTTGTCAGTATgttgaataaaaaatataatttaaactTTGCTGGTTCGTCAGGGTGTTGGTCCCTGTTCACCTTGGAATTTCAGGCAAACTGTTTATAGGATAGTTTGCCTATTATTATACAGACTTTTCTAAAATGTTGGTCTGCTGCTTAGTTTCTTCATCACCTCACAAAATAAAAGTCCTGCATAAGTGTGTGGTGTTGGCAAGCAAGCGCTGCAGAACGGTCTTGTGGGGGTGCATGAACCAGTTACTTTAGTAAGGCTCTATAACAGTCCTAAACACTTACTGCTTCAGAACCTGTCACTGATTTATTGACTTTCATTACTCACTATGGGCCACAGTGGGCCTGCTatatgtctctcacacacacacacacacacagcccctgcgCAGCGTCAGGCCCTGAGCTGCGGTCCCTCtaatttatgttggtgtttcccaGTAGAGTAGGTCTCAGTGGAAACTCAGTTAAAGATTCCCTGGCCTCCAATCTGGCTAGTCTACCTCATGAGAACATTATTTACCTGTCTAATGTTAGTGGCTACGCTTCACCACAGATATAAAGTCAGTCCATGATGTTGGAATTTACAGACTACCAAATGTATATTATTTCTCTGAGTTGGCTGAGTCATAAGATGGCAGCAAGGTGATGCAGTTAAGGCATTGTGCATCAGTTATGTACTTGACTGTAAATCTAGTCCTGAGAGAGTGTACTGTGAGTGGAACCATGTGGTTGGCAAAGTGCTTGGTGAGAGAGCGAGCATGACCACAGCGGCCTGTTGGCCTGGGTATTCACTCCTTATTAATGAAGGAGACTGGGTCTTGTCCTgagctctctctacctccctgtaCTATTCAGTGCCTCCCTCTACTTCTACTTTCTTATACACTGTTTATACAAAGTATgtgcaccccttcaaattagtggatttggctactaTAGAAttgagcacatagccatgcaatctccttagacaaacattggcagttgaatggccttactgaagagctcagtgactttcaacgtggcactgtcataggatgccacctttccaacaagtcagttcgtcaaatttctgtcctgctacagctgccccggtcaactgtatgtgctgttattgtgaagtggaaagggctcagccgtgaagtggtaggtcacacaagctcacagaacgggaccgctgaagcgcgtagctcgtaaaaatcgtctgtgctcagttgcaacactcactaccgagttccataccgcctctggaagcaacaacagcacaataactgttagtcgggagcttcatgaaatgggtttctatgcccgagcagccgcacacaagcctaagatcaccatgtgcaatgccaagcatcggctggagtggtgtaaagcttgctgccattggactctggagcagtagaaacatgttctctggagtgatgaatcacgcttaaccatctgacagtccgacggacgaatctgggtttggcggatgccaggagaactctacctgcccgaatgcatattgccaactgtaaagtttggtggaggaggtataacagtctggggatgtttttttatggttcgggctaggccccttagttctagtgaagggaaatcttaacgttacagtatacaatgacattctagacgaaggtccatacagaaatagtttgttgagatcggtgtggaagaacatgactggcctgcacagagcactgacctcaaccccatcgaacacctttgggatgaatttcaATGCCGAcggtgagccaggcctaatcgcccaaaatcagtgcccgacctcactaatgctcttgtggctgaatggaagcaagtccccgcagcaatgttctaacatctagtggaaagccttcccagaagagtggaggctgtgatagcagcaaagggggaccagctccatattaatgaccctgattttggaatgagatgttgatACAGCACTAGTTTAACACAGTTCTCAGATGCCCTGTCCTCTGCTGCCTTTGCTTTTAATGTAAGCTGTCTGCCATTGTGCTGTATTTTCAGATAAAGGCTTGTTTGGATTATGCAACATGCATGCTAGAATGCTCTATATCTGGTGAATGACTGTAGTGGTTATGTTTTCCCTCCTATAGTTATCTCTATGCTGCTGCATATCTTGGTTGGCTGGGGAGAATACATTGTTGCCCATATTTGTCTGACAGTGATTAATAATGAATGACATCCACAGTGTTGGATTGTTCCCTGCATGCTCTGGGATTAGACAGCAACGGGCCTTCATTATATAATATACTACTGTACCAACATTAGGATATAGGATGTCACTGTACTAGAAATATAAAGATATCGGATGTACGAGAGATATGAAACAAGCTGGAGCCCTGTTTGAGGAATAAGAGTAAGCAAGTATGTAATGGTGgaaaatgtgtatgtgtgtgcgttctTGTGTTAGGTGTTAGTGAGCATCTGTTGGTGTTCAcactggtaggtgtgtgtgtgtgtgcgcgtgtgtgttagCAGGTACAGTAACTAGCTGAGCTGTATGAAGCTTGACTGTTTGTTGGCACTCCCTGCCCTCAGGAGTCCAGCTCTCTGTCTCACCTCGCTACGATCACGCTAAGCCAAGTGCTAATAACTGTCCCTCATgggcctgaaacacacacacctaaacaggGAGGATTCTCTCTAGCTGAGCTATTTGTAATCTGATGATCCACGTCTCCTCCAGCCTAGTCACAGGAGACCGTCTATTCTCTGTACACCTCACATCTCAGGTCAGTAGAGAGATGGACGTCATGATTTATCACAAACGATGGCTGTGTGATATCTTGGCAGACAGACTAGCATGGCAGAGCCTGGTTAGTATGATGCTTCAAGGTCTGATGTCATGATTTCACACAAATAGATATCGAGTAACCAGATTTCCACCAGTGCCCGGCTGTGGAAATCTATGGTAATTGGCTGTTCCAGCAGATTCCTCTTATTTGACAGAATAGTTTGATCGACCGCAGAACACATTACATCATTTATGTTAACTACAAGAGGGAAAATAAGTGGTATTATTATTGGAATAACTGTTGACAAAACCTTTGTTAAACCATCAAAATATCCTGTTATCTGTTTATCTTCATCAAAATAAATTAAAACATGGACTTTTAAATTGATACTTCTTTATTgatgcatacagtatgtacaataaTAAGTTATATATACACTTACGTTTGTTTCCATGAAAAAGAGTTTGTTTCTGTAGTCTAATCTGTGGAGCTTTGTGATCCTGAGGTAAGAGAACCAGGTTCTCTACATACAGCCAGTCATCTTCTGTCATTCAGTGACCTACCTGAACTATGAGCCATCCGTTGATGCTGTGTTTGGATTGGAATGAACAAGGATAAACTAAAAGAAGCCATTATGGATACCTGCTAAATGATGAGCATTGTACATGCACATTTATGATTCATATACACTACCGGAGTCCAGACCCTTTAAACGTGGCTAACTTGAAACACCAGAGCAGTGAAGACACACCGAGAGATGGGATTGTGCCTCCCCAGTCACTCAACAGAACCAATATACATGGAGGTATAGAAAGCCACCATTTAAACCATATAAACCAAACACACATTCTCTTGTTCCTGAAATGTCTTTAGCTAGGAGCTTATCACCATTAGCTGATATGTGCTGAatggcacaaaatggctgccgtcCTGTGGTATCACCCAGCATAGCATCAGAGCCAGGCTGACCATAGAGTAGTGCAGCGCTGGGTCTCCTGGTGTCCTGTCTTCCTGCATTTCTCAGGCTGCAGAAGGCCTAGTCTGTCTATAAGCTAAGCAGTCTCTTTAATGGTCTCTGGCATCTGGTATTTACTGGTTCATTGGTTTTAGTGGTTAATTAGGTGCTGAAAGTCTTGACTGTAAACCACAACATTATTAGATCAGACTGCCACAAGTCAACCAATTAGAGCCAGCGGTAGCAGCTGACCGCTGGAGGAGCGGGGAGGGGGGGATCTGGGGCCACAGGGATCCTGGCAGAGAAGAGGTCCATTATGCCTTTTTCAAAATCTCATATTCTaatatgtacaaaatgtaatttatataaaatctatatttttttttaaataaaaagctTTTGTTGAGGCATCCAGCACAAAGTGAATtgtcagagggagacagagagacgaaagagaaggagagagatctgAAATCTAGGAAGGCCTACTGGCATTCTTCATGTGGAGGGGTACGGGTGTTTGTGAATGTATGGGCGGGCGGGTATGTGCACATGGGTGTACTGCATCTGTGCATAaacgtgtgttcatgtgtgtgtgtgagtcagacGCTTGCACAGCGCGGTGAGGacagagggacagtgtgtgtatcTCCTCCTCCCAGTACATCAGAACACAGTGACTCCACAGCATCCAGTCTCTCTATCTGCACCAGTCTGGTGAGCAGGTCTGGGATGCTATAGCCGGCGGTACTGATCCTCTCAAACAGCTGCAGGCCGTCACTCATCCCTCCGATCTCATCCCTCTTCAGGCCAAAGCTTTCTGCCAGGTGTCTCCAGGTCTTCACCACAGCTGCCTCGCTACTGTAGGAGGAGCTCAGCATCCGACTGGCCTTCTCCAGACAGTCAAACGGTAGTTCTGTAGGACTCAGAcctggggagaggaagggagagggatggTTAGGGATGTGTGTGTTGTAGCAAGAGTCCAGCATAGAAGTGTCCTTCGATAGACAGTTGAAGGGTAGTTCCATAGGGCTGAAGCCCGGGGTGGACGTATGAGTTCTCACCCTCGGCCACACTgcaggctctagcatacagatcCAGGATCTTCTTCCTCCGGCTCTGAATCTGAAGGAAGAGACAGAGTGAAAGGTAGAGTAGGTTATAAAGTAATTACATTGCAATACATTGTTAAAGTACATAGTTGGATGTGAATGACTGTGTTCTCTCTCACCCCTGTAGccttgttgtagttgttgttattgATGATGTTAGCATTGCCATTGCTAATGTTGTTAGCGTTGATAGGGCTGGTGGGGTTGGATCCAGTCTTATCCCTGTCGAGAAGCCCCAGAGAGAGCAGGCAGAGGTCCGGCTTGTTGCCCAGGTTCAGAAGACAGAGGTTGGGGTTAGGATCAGCCGCCCCCTGCCTCTCCAAGGCTGCCTCCTCATCACTGTCCATACTACGACTCAACAGCTGCTCGTTCTCTGACGATGCATCATTCtcactggggaggagagagaaaatcaAGTTGAGTTGTCAAAACTCAAAATCGGTCAGCATAATAACAGTCTTCATGACCTTTCAACTGATATTTTGCAGTGTCTAGTTATGGTAATGTGCTGTAGCTTCATCCTTAATATTATACTGCAAATAGACTCATGTTTTATATTACATATTTAGCTTCAGATCCACAGAATTCTATTAACAGTGTGTGTAAGACTGGGAAGTTCTCCCAAAAACACCTTGTTGACAAAGATTTTCAGAGATACGCACACAATAGCAATGTTtcactgacgcacacacacacacacacacacacacacacacacacacacacacacacacacacacacacacacacacacacacacacacacacacacacacacacacacacacacacacacacacacacacacacacacaggcattgtTTCCTAGTCACCCTACACCCACTCAGGCTGCTAAGACGGTGAGTTAGTACATCCTCTGGCATGCAGCTAGCCACACTGTTTACCACTGCTGAGTCTGGCTAGGTGATGTAATGCTAATGTTAATGTGTGTGATGAGATGTGAGTAGGTCATACAGACCATATACAGTGTGTCTACATGTGACTTGTGATACTGTGTGTATGACACAAACTCATCCTCTGTGTCTACCCATATTTACGTAAATGTGTATGTATCTTCTCCTtgctatacctgtctgtctgtctgtcataaaGAATAAGGCTTCATTGTCTGCTAGTGTggggttgagacagacagccagataaacagaaagggaggagagaacagagaggggaaggaaagaaagggaaagggaggagagagaaggaaagggaggagagaacagagaggggaaggagagagggaaagggaggagagaacaTAGAGGGGAAGGgcagagggaaagggaggagagaacagagaggggaaggagagagggaaagggaggagagaacagagaggggaaggacagagggaaagggaggagagaacagagaggggaaggaggcagagggaaagagaggagaggacagagaggggaaggacagagggaaagggaggagaggacagagaggggaaggacagagggaaagggaggagagaacagagaggggaaggacagagggaaagggaggagagaacagagaggggaaggacagagggaaagggaggagagaacagagaggggaaggaggcagagggaaagagaggagaggacagagaggggaaggacagagggaaagggaggagaggacagagaggggaaggacagagggaaagggaggagaggacagagaggggaaggacagagggaaagggaggagaggacagacaggggaaggacagagggaaagggaggagaggacagacaggggaaggacagagggaaagggggagaggacagagaggggaaggacagagggaaagggaggagaggacagagaggggaaggacagagggaaagggaggagaggacagagaggggaaggacagagggaaagggaggagaggacagagaggggaaggacagagggaaagggaggagaggacagacaggggaaggacagagggaaagggaggagaggacagagaggggaaggacagagggaaagggaggagaggacagataggggaaggacagatggaaagggaggagaggacagataggggaaggacagagagggaaTGGGAGGAGTGAACAGAGAGgggaaggacagagagggaatgggaggagagaacagagagggaagggtttagggtttggctgggctATAGAGtatttatccccctctctcttcacttctctttgcctctctctctactacccaccctcccctctctctttctctctctatatctctcccccacccccctctccatcccaccTCCAGAGCCAATCTGTGCTCAGCTAGTTTGCCCTCCAAAACCAGAATCACTTTGCTTCAGAAAAATCTTTAGTTTTTCCATGACCCACACAAGgggcacaaacaaacacacacacacacatacactgtctcCCCACTAAAAGGGCTAGCAGCGATGCTCTGCTGCAGTGACTTGTCCTGTGGTAGTCTAATTATGGGCAGATCCCGAAAAACAGATAAAAgagcctctctgtctctgaggcccccagtcaacccctacacacacacacacacacacacacacacacacacacacacacacacacacacacacacacacacacacacacacacacacacacacacacacacacacacacacacacacacacacacacacacacacacacaaaaacacacttgcagacaagcacacaaacacactcaaacGCACAAACAAATACAGACAGACCCAAACATGATCTGAGCGATATTGGGAACCATTACACATCTTTTGCGTTTGTCTGTTCAGCGTGTGTTTGATGTGTCATGTGCGCTGGTGATTATGATACCTTACCTTTTCACCGTCTTCGGAGGCGTGGGTTTGAGTTTGTCGAATTCATCCTTTTCAGAGAAAATCACAACGTTGTCTGAAATGAAGAAAAAATGAATTTATACAATTTTTTAATTAGGATGCTTAATaagtgacacaaacaacaaatacactacaagcaaaagtatgtggacacctgttcgaacatctcattccaaaatcatggacattaatatggagttggtcccgcctttgctgctataacagcctccactcttctgggaaggttttccactagatgttggaacattgctgcggggacttgcttccattcagccacgagcattagtgaggtcgggcactgatgttgggcgattagtccATTAAGctcacagtcagcgttccaattcatcccaaaggtgttcgatggggttgaggttaaggctctgtgcaggccagtcaagttcttccacgctgatgtcgacaaaccatttctttatggacctcgctttgctataaggttggaagcacagaatcgtctagaatgtcgtcactggaactaaggggcctagcctgaagcatgaaaaacagccccagaccattattcttcctccaccaaactttacagttggcactatgcattggggcaggtagcgttcttctgacattcgtcaaacccagattcgtctgtcggactgccagatggtgaagcgtgtttcatcactccagagaacacgtttacaCTGCTCCGGAATCCAagggcggcaagctttacaccactccagccgacgcttggcattggcatggtgattttaggcttgtgtgcgactggttggccatggaaacccatttcatgaatctcccgactaacagttcttgtgctgacattgcttccagaggcagtttggaactctaggtctcagagcgagtgacgtcaccgattgaaacgctattagcgcgcaccccgctaactagctagccatttcacattggttacaccagcctaatctcgggagttgataggcttgaaatcataaacagctcaatgcttgaagcacagggaaacgcacgaaagtgctgtttgaatgaatgcttacgagcctgctgctgcctaccccTGCTCAGtttagactgctctatcaaatatcaaatcatagacttaattataacataataacacacagaaatacgtgccttaggtcattaatatggtcaaatccggaaactatcatttcgaaaacaaaacgtttattctttcagtgaaatacggaaccgttccgtattttatctaacgggtggcatccataagtctaaatattgctgttacattgcacaaccttcaatttcatgtcataattacgtaaaattctagcaaattagttcgcaacgagccaggcgggccaaactgttgcatataccctgactctgcgtgcaatgaacgcaagagtagtgacacaattttcctagtttaatattgcctgctcatctggatttcttttaactaaatatgcaggttttaaaaaatatacttctgtgtattgattttaagaaaggcattgatgtttatggttaggtacattcgtgcaacgattgtgcttttttcgcaaatgcgcttttgttaaatcatccccgtttggcgaagttgcctgtctttgttaggaagaaataatcttctagtcttcacacagttcgcaacgagccaggcggcccaaactgctgcatataccctgactctgttgcacagaacacaagagaagtgacaatttccatagttaaaagaaattcatgttagcaggcaatattaactaaatatgcaggtttaaaaatatatacttgtgtattgattttaaaaaaggcgttgatgtttatggttaggtacacattggtgcaacgacagtgcttttttcgcgaatgcgctttttaAATGACCCGCTTGGcaaagtaggctatgattcaatgataaattaacaggcaccgcatcgattgtatgcaacgcaggacaagctagataaactagtaatatcatcaatcatgtgtagttaactagtgattatgttaagattgatcgttttttataagatacatttaatgctagctagcaccttaccatggctccttgctgcactagcataacaggtagtcagcctgccacgcagtctcctcgtggagtgcaatgtaatctgccatgatcggtgtccaaaaatgccgattaccgattgttatgaaaacttgaaatcggccctaattaatcggccattccgattaatcggtctaCCTCTAGTCTAGGCAGGTGTGATGTcgttgatgtttgtgtgtgtctgtatgttgtcttttttgttttgtttaccaAACGTTATTTCTCACACAGTTCCATGAACGCGGGTAAAAGTCTGAAACAATCGTCAAAATAACCAGGGGAACAGAGGTCCCATTATTTTCAAAATAATTCAATTAACAGGACTGTAGTGTTCAAATGCAATCACATCAAAGTTTAA
This genomic window contains:
- the LOC139546570 gene encoding tumor necrosis factor receptor superfamily member EDAR-like translates to MFQKGSHIESLFLCLLLVSCPPCLRSEYSSCGEFEFYNQTFSSCWPCPPCQPGQEPHMNCGYGTKDEDYVCVSCPAGKYSKGKYEICRRHKDCEGLYRATVLTPGTPDSDADCGPCLPGYYIQENRPRNLYGMVCHSCQNAPRNTKECMLTKVPSVSTTSTTMFPHPHKDPTGQGHLATALIIAMSTIFIMAIAIVLIIMFYILKAKPSGQACCSGQVVKAVEAQTNKQEDKKDVPDNVVIFSEKDEFDKLKPTPPKTVKSENDASSENEQLLSRSMDSDEEAALERQGAADPNPNLCLLNLGNKPDLCLLSLGLLDRDKTGSNPTSPINANNISNGNANIINNNNYNKATGIQSRRKKILDLYARACSVAEGLSPTELPFDCLEKASRMLSSSYSSEAAVVKTWRHLAESFGLKRDEIGGMSDGLQLFERISTAGYSIPDLLTRLVQIERLDAVESLCSDVLGGGDTHTVPLSSPRCASV